ACATTTAAAAGTGATTCAAGGTAAGAACGAACAAGGGATGGCACATGCTGCTATTGCTTACAGCAAGCAAATGCTCAGACAGAAGATATTTGCTGTTTCCACTTCTTCAGGTCCTGGCTCAGCAAATGTTATTACGGCAGCTGCCACAGCGCACGCTAATAATATTCCTGTTTTATTTATTCCGGCAGACACTTTTGCATCAAGACAGCCAGACCCTGTTTTGCAGCAAATGGAGCAAGAGTACAGCATTGCAGTAACAACAAATGATGCATTTTTGCCAGTTTCCCGCTACTGGGACCGCATTACTCGCCCGGAACAGCTGATGTCAAGTTTGCTGCGCGCATTTGAAGTGATGACAGATCCAGGGAAGGCTGGCCCGGCAACGATTTGTATCGCTCAAGATGTCGAAGGGGAAGCCTTTGATTATGATGTGAAGTTCTTTGAGAAAAGAGTGCATTATGTTGACCGGAAAGCCCCTCATGAGCGTGAGCTCGACGGTGCTGTCAAGCTGATCCAATCCTCTAAAAAGCCGCTTATTTTAGTAGGCGGAGGCGCTAAATATTCAGAGGCAAGAGAAAGCTTAATCGCATTTTCTGAAAAATACAACATCCCGCTCGTTGAAACACAGGCAGGCAAATCGACAGTAGAAAGTGACTTCAAAAACAATCTTGGCGGTATGGGTATTACTGGTACTCTTGCTGCTAATAAAGCAGCAAAAGAAGCAGATCTCATTATTGGTATTGGTACAAGATATACCGATTTTGCGACATCCTCCAAAACGGCCTTTGATTTTGCTTCAGCTAAGTTTTTAAACATTAACGTAAGCAGAATGCAAACATATAAATTTGATGCATTCCAAGTCGTAGCAGATGCAAAAACAACACTCGACCGGTTATTCCCGCTTCTTGAAGGCTATGAAAGCGAATTCGGAAGCAGAATCGGCCAATTGAAAGATGAGTGGCTTGCAGAAAGAGAGCGATTAGGCAAGGTTGAATTCAACCGTGAAGCATTTAATCCTGAGATTAAAAACCACTTTTCACAAGAAATTCTGAATGAATATGCTAACGCTCTTAATACAGAGTTAGCCCAAACAACAGCATTGCTAACTATTAATGATAGTGTTGCAAAAGACAGTACGGTTATCTGTTCTGCTGGTTCTCTGCCAGGCGACTTGCAGCGCTTATGGCATTCTAGTACCCCGAACACATACCATCTTGAATACGGATATTCCTGTATGGGCTATGAAATTTCTGGAGCATTAGGTGTGAAATTAGCTGATCCATCAAAAGAAGTTTACTCCTTTGTCGGAGACGGAAGCTTCCTCATGCTGCATTCAGAGCTTGTGACATCACTGCAATATAAGCAAAAAATTAATGTTCTCTTGTTTGATAATTCAGGGTGGGGCTGTATCAACAACCTGCAAATGGATCATGGCAGCGGCAGCTTCGATTGTGAGTTCCGCGATGCTGATAATCAGATTATGAACATTGATTACGCTAAAGTTGCAGAAGGCTATGGAGCAAAGGTTTATCGTGCCAACACAGTCGAGGAATTGAAAGCAGCTATAGAAGATTCGAAAAAACAAGATATTTCTACCTTGATTGAAATGAAAGTGCTGCCAAAGACAATGACAGACGGCTATGACAGCTGGTGGAATGTTGGAGTGGCTGAAGCCTCTAACATGGAAAGTGTCCAAAAAGCTAATGACTCCAGGAAGGCGAAACTTCAAGAAGCAAAACAATATTAAAAGGGGAGAATGGGGATGGGGAATCAAATCTTATGGGGTATTGCACCGATTGGCTGGCGCAATGATGATATTCCCGAAATTGGTGCCGGCAATACGTTGCAGCACTTGCTTAGTGATATTGTAGTTGCAGGTTTTCAAGGAACAGAAGTAGGCGGCTTTTTCCCAGAACCGAGTGTCTTGAATAAGGAGCTTGGTTTGCGAAACTTAAAGATAGCTGGGAAATGGTTCTCAAGTTACATCATCCGAGACGGCATGGATTCAGCGGCAGAAGCGTTCCATGAGCATTGCAAATATTTACAAGAAGTGAATGCGTCTGTTGCTGTTGTGTCTGAACAGACCTACAGCGTGCAAGGCACTTCAGAAAATGTATTTTTGACAAAGCCCTTCTTTACCGATCAAGAATGGAGACTGTTGTGCAGCGGCTTGAATGAGCTCGGTAAAATTGCTGAAACTTATCAATTGAAGCTTGTCTATCATCATCATATGGGAACAGGGGTTCAGACATTAGCGGAAATAGACCGTTTGATGGATCATACAGATGCCAATCATGTACACCTTCTTTATGATACTGGCCATATATTCGTATCTGACGGAGATTATATGACATTGCTTATGAAGCACAGAGACCGTATCAAGCATGTTCATTTTAAAGATGTCAGAGAAAATGCGCTTACTGAATGCAGTAAGGAAGGCTTGTCCTTTCTGCAAGCCTTCCTTCGGGGCATGTTTACAGTACCTGGGGATGGCTGTATTGACTTTACAGAAGTGTATGCCTACTTGCTTGAGACGAATTACAGCGGCTGGATTGTGATTGAAGCAGAACAAGATCCCGCAGTCGCAAATCCTTTAGAATATGCTCTTATCGCCAGAAATTATATAAATAAGAAATTGCTTGTCCAAACATACACGGAAAAGGGGAATGTTGTATGACTACAAGCAAGGATACCCATAAAAAACACTTGAAGAAAATCACCATTATTTCAACATTCGGGGGGCTGCTGTTCGGTTATGATACAGGCGTCATAAATGGGGCCCTCCCCTTTATGTCAGAAGAAGATCAGTTGAATCTTACTCCCTTTACAGAAGGGCTTGTCACAAGTTCTCTCTTGTTCGGAGCTGCTTTTGGAGCAATGTTTGGCGGCAGATTATCTGATCATCATGGCCGGAGGAAGAATATTCTTTATCTTGCTATCTTGTTTATCTTTGCTACATTAGGCTGTACTTTTGCACCAAGTGTAGAATTGATGGTTACCTTCCGCTTCATTTTAGGTCTTGCTGTCGGCGGAGCTTCGGTAACAGTACCTGCTTTCCTGGCAGAAATGTCGCCTGCTGAAAACAGGGGAAGAATGGTTACGCAGAATGAGCTAATGATCGTATCAGGGCAGCTGCTCGCATTTACTTTCAATGCTATTTTAGGAAATACACTAGGTGATACAGCTCATGTCTGGCGATATATGCTTGTCATTGCATCCCTTCCTGCTGTATTTCTATGGTTTGGAATGCTCGTTGTCCCGGAAAGTCCGCGCTGGCTTGCTTCTAAAGGCAGAATCGGCGATGCACTGCGCGTGCTGCAAAAGGTAAGAGCAGAAGCAAGAGCACAAGCAGAACTGAAAGAAATTGAGAAATCGCTTGAAGATCAGTCTCAAATGAAAAAAGCGACTTTTAAAGATTTGAATGTTCCATGGGTTCGAAGAATTGTGTTTATTGGTTTGGGGATTGCTGTTGTACAGCAAATAACAGGCGTTAACTCAATCATGTATTATGGAACAGAAATCTTAAAGGATGCTGGTTTTGAGACAAGAGCAGCTTTAATAGGAAATATTGCAAACGGTATCATATCGGTTGTTGCTACGTTTGTCGGAATCTGGCTCCTAGGTAGGGTCGGCCGCCGTCCAATGTTGATTACAGGTCAAATCGGCACAACCATTGCCTTGCTGTTAATCGGAATCTTTTCTCTTACGATGGAAGGATCACCAGCATTGCCATATATCGTCTTATCCTTAACTGTAACCTTTTTAGCCTTCCAGCAAGGAGCTATCTCACCAGTGACTTGGCTCATGCTTTCGGAAATTTTCCCGCAAAGGCTTAGAGGACTTGGAATGGGAGTGACAGTGTTTTGCTTGTGGATCACGAACTTCTTAGTTGGCTTGCTGTTCCCTGTATTAATGGCAGGAATTGGACTGTCCACAACATTCTTCGTTTTTGTCGGATTAGGAATCATTGCGATTGCGTTTGTTAAGAAGTATTTGCCGGAAACAAAGGATCGCTCCTTAGAGCAATTAGAACAGGAATTTCGCAACTACGGGAAGAACCTCTCAGATGATGATGCAATACCAGAAGCGAAATAAGTTTTTTTGTAAGCGTATACCAAAGGATAGAAAAGAAACTAATCGAAAAGAGGATGAGAGATATGACATTGAATATCGGGGTAATTGGCACAGGTGCTATTGGGCGTGAACATATTAAAAGAATTACAAACACACTGTCAGGCGGAAAAATCGTAGCTGTTACAGATGTAAATCAAGAGTCGGCAAAACAGGCTGTTGAGCAATATGGTTTAGATGCTGTCGTTTATCCAGATGATGTATCATTAGTTGCAGCAAATAACGTGGATGCTGTTTTTGTAACAAGCTGGGGACCTGCCCATGAAGCAAGTGTGCTCGCAGCTATTAGTGCAGGTAAATATGTGTTTTGTGAAAAGCCTTTGGCAACAACAGCAGAAGGCTGCATGAGAATAGTAGAAGCAGAAATGAAGCATGGCAAACGACTAGTGCAAGTTGGATTTATGCGCCGTTATGACAGCGGCTATGTTCAGCTGAAAGAGGCAATTGATAATAAATTTATTGGAGAGCCATTATTAATTCATTGTGCTCACCGCAATCCGGAAGTTAACGAAATGTATACAACAGATATGGCAATCTCAGACACATTAATACATGAAATTGATGTTCTTCATTGGCTAGTAGATGATGACTATAAATCTGTGCAAGTTCTATTTCCAAGAAAATCTAAATACGCACATGAAAACTTAAGAGATCCACAAATTGTCCTATTAGAAACACATTCAGGCATTATCATAAATGTAGAAATCTCCGTTAATTGCCAGTATGGCTATGATATTCAATGTGAGGTAGTTGGTGAAGACGGGATTGTGAAGCTTCCTGAATTCCAAAGCATCACATACCGCAAAAATGCTACATTAGGTTCTAATATATTAGTAGATTGGAAGCAGCGCTTTCTTGATGCCTATGATACAGAGCTTCAGGATTTTATGGATTCTATTAAAAAGACTGGAGAACCAAACGGCCCGACAGCATGGGATGGCTATATCGCTCAAGTGACTGCAGATGCATGTATTAAATCCCAGCAATCAGGCGAAAGAGAAGAAGTTGTTCTAGCGGATAAACCAGATTTCTATAAAAAAGGATTATCAGCAGCAAGTCTATAATTTATAAGTATAAGTTTCTGCATGGTTGAGGGGATTTATTTTCCCCTCACAAGCATATTTATAATTTTCAAAGGGAAGAGGTTAAAAAATATGAGATTAGCATACGATCCATCACACTTTAGGGATAATACAGGTTTAAAGGAAACAATCGACAATGTAGCAAGACTCGGCTACGAATATGTAGAGCTTTCTCCGCGCAAGGATTTCATCTGGTTTTACGAATATCCAAAAGTTGATAAGCAGCTAATCAAGGATTTGAAGCGATACTGTTCAGATGCAGGGGTGAAAATTTCATCTGTTTTGCCTGTACAGCAATGGTCTTCCCCAAATGAATTAGAACGGCAGGCTGCTGTGAGGAACTGGAAACGATGCATTGAAATCACATCTGATTTAGGTGTTGATTTAATGAACAGTGAATTTGCCGGCGATAAAACCCGCCCAACCGAAAGTGAAGCATCCTTCATTCGCTCCATGGATGAGCTTATGCCTATTTTCGAAAAGGAAGGAATTGCCCTTAATCTGCAATCACATCCTCATGACTTCATTGAATTGAATATTGAGGCTGTTCGAATGATTCGCGCGTTAGATAAGGATTGGATTAAGCTTGTTTACTCTGTGGCACATGCTTTCTTTTATGATGACGGCATCGGCGATATCGGAAAACAGCTGGATGAGGCAAAGGACTTGCTGGCACATGTATTGATTGCAGATACGCTGAACCATAAAGCAGCATTTGGCTTGCGCTATATCGTCAATCCGCCGAATGCTAATGTGACTGTTCATCAGCACTTGAACCCAGGCGAAGGCGAAATTGACTTTGATACACTATACCGCAAGCTGAGAGAATTCAATTTCAACGGCATTATCACAAACTCTGTTTTTGCTTATCCGGATAAACCAGATTGGTCCAATGAAGTGACATTGAGATCCATTAAAGAAGGATTAGGATTATCAGCAGTTAAATAAGGAGGATTGTCAGAATGAAAATAGGATTAAATCAAGGGACAACATTGGAAAACTCAAGCTTAGAGAAGGATTTAGAGCTTTGTGAGAAATACGGCTATGACTATATAGAAATCAGATCAATCGACCAGCTGAAAGACTACTTAAAAACACATACACTTGAAGATTTAGCCCAGTACTTTCAAACTCATCATGTAAAGCCGCTCTCATTAAATGCACTAGTGTT
This DNA window, taken from Niallia sp. Man26, encodes the following:
- the iolE gene encoding myo-inosose-2 dehydratase, with translation MGNQILWGIAPIGWRNDDIPEIGAGNTLQHLLSDIVVAGFQGTEVGGFFPEPSVLNKELGLRNLKIAGKWFSSYIIRDGMDSAAEAFHEHCKYLQEVNASVAVVSEQTYSVQGTSENVFLTKPFFTDQEWRLLCSGLNELGKIAETYQLKLVYHHHMGTGVQTLAEIDRLMDHTDANHVHLLYDTGHIFVSDGDYMTLLMKHRDRIKHVHFKDVRENALTECSKEGLSFLQAFLRGMFTVPGDGCIDFTEVYAYLLETNYSGWIVIEAEQDPAVANPLEYALIARNYINKKLLVQTYTEKGNVV
- a CDS encoding sugar porter family MFS transporter; this translates as MTTSKDTHKKHLKKITIISTFGGLLFGYDTGVINGALPFMSEEDQLNLTPFTEGLVTSSLLFGAAFGAMFGGRLSDHHGRRKNILYLAILFIFATLGCTFAPSVELMVTFRFILGLAVGGASVTVPAFLAEMSPAENRGRMVTQNELMIVSGQLLAFTFNAILGNTLGDTAHVWRYMLVIASLPAVFLWFGMLVVPESPRWLASKGRIGDALRVLQKVRAEARAQAELKEIEKSLEDQSQMKKATFKDLNVPWVRRIVFIGLGIAVVQQITGVNSIMYYGTEILKDAGFETRAALIGNIANGIISVVATFVGIWLLGRVGRRPMLITGQIGTTIALLLIGIFSLTMEGSPALPYIVLSLTVTFLAFQQGAISPVTWLMLSEIFPQRLRGLGMGVTVFCLWITNFLVGLLFPVLMAGIGLSTTFFVFVGLGIIAIAFVKKYLPETKDRSLEQLEQEFRNYGKNLSDDDAIPEAK
- the iolD gene encoding 3D-(3,5/4)-trihydroxycyclohexane-1,2-dione acylhydrolase (decyclizing) — its product is METIRLTTAQALVKFLNQQYIHVDGNEFPFVEGIFNVFGHGNVLGIGQALEQDRGHLKVIQGKNEQGMAHAAIAYSKQMLRQKIFAVSTSSGPGSANVITAAATAHANNIPVLFIPADTFASRQPDPVLQQMEQEYSIAVTTNDAFLPVSRYWDRITRPEQLMSSLLRAFEVMTDPGKAGPATICIAQDVEGEAFDYDVKFFEKRVHYVDRKAPHERELDGAVKLIQSSKKPLILVGGGAKYSEARESLIAFSEKYNIPLVETQAGKSTVESDFKNNLGGMGITGTLAANKAAKEADLIIGIGTRYTDFATSSKTAFDFASAKFLNINVSRMQTYKFDAFQVVADAKTTLDRLFPLLEGYESEFGSRIGQLKDEWLAERERLGKVEFNREAFNPEIKNHFSQEILNEYANALNTELAQTTALLTINDSVAKDSTVICSAGSLPGDLQRLWHSSTPNTYHLEYGYSCMGYEISGALGVKLADPSKEVYSFVGDGSFLMLHSELVTSLQYKQKINVLLFDNSGWGCINNLQMDHGSGSFDCEFRDADNQIMNIDYAKVAEGYGAKVYRANTVEELKAAIEDSKKQDISTLIEMKVLPKTMTDGYDSWWNVGVAEASNMESVQKANDSRKAKLQEAKQY
- a CDS encoding Gfo/Idh/MocA family oxidoreductase, giving the protein MTLNIGVIGTGAIGREHIKRITNTLSGGKIVAVTDVNQESAKQAVEQYGLDAVVYPDDVSLVAANNVDAVFVTSWGPAHEASVLAAISAGKYVFCEKPLATTAEGCMRIVEAEMKHGKRLVQVGFMRRYDSGYVQLKEAIDNKFIGEPLLIHCAHRNPEVNEMYTTDMAISDTLIHEIDVLHWLVDDDYKSVQVLFPRKSKYAHENLRDPQIVLLETHSGIIINVEISVNCQYGYDIQCEVVGEDGIVKLPEFQSITYRKNATLGSNILVDWKQRFLDAYDTELQDFMDSIKKTGEPNGPTAWDGYIAQVTADACIKSQQSGEREEVVLADKPDFYKKGLSAASL
- a CDS encoding sugar phosphate isomerase/epimerase, encoding MRLAYDPSHFRDNTGLKETIDNVARLGYEYVELSPRKDFIWFYEYPKVDKQLIKDLKRYCSDAGVKISSVLPVQQWSSPNELERQAAVRNWKRCIEITSDLGVDLMNSEFAGDKTRPTESEASFIRSMDELMPIFEKEGIALNLQSHPHDFIELNIEAVRMIRALDKDWIKLVYSVAHAFFYDDGIGDIGKQLDEAKDLLAHVLIADTLNHKAAFGLRYIVNPPNANVTVHQHLNPGEGEIDFDTLYRKLREFNFNGIITNSVFAYPDKPDWSNEVTLRSIKEGLGLSAVK